The DNA sequence GAGCAGAATAATGCATTTTATGACAACTTTCTGGAAATGGGTTACGATTTGTCTAAAGTAATGTTTATTGCCACCGCTAATTCACTTTCAACGATACAAACCCCACTTCTTGACCGAATGGAGATCATTCAGATCGCAGGTTATACCATGGAAGAAAAAACTGAAATAGCGAAGAGACACCTCATCAAAAAGCAGCAGGAAGAAAATGGATTAAATCCTAAATCTTTCAAGCTTGGAAATCCTGAGCTCAAACACATCATTGAAGCTCACACTTCAGAAAGTGGCGTAAGAACATTAGAAAAGAGAATTGCATCAATTGCAAGATGGGTAGCACTACAAACCGCCCTGCTTAAAGAATATGATCCGAAAATCTCTATTGAAAAAGTGGACGAGATCCTCGGAGTTCCAAGACCTAAAAGCTTATCTGAGATCACAGGTGTTCCTGGAGTAGTTACCGGACTGGCATGGACAAGTGTAGGGGGTGACATTCTATTTATTGAAAGTATTCTAAGTAACGGGAAAGGTACCCTTACCATGACTGGTAACCTTGGAACTGTAATGAAAGAATCAGCTACGATCGCTTTAGAATATATCAAGGCAAAGCATAGAGAGCTGGGAATTGATCAGGAAGATATTGAAAAGAAAAACATTCACGTTCACGTTCCTGAAGGGGCAACTCCAAAAGACGGCCCTTCGGCAGGGATTGCAATGCTTACATCAATGGTTTCTTCATTTAAGAATAAGAAAGTTAAACCTCATCTGGCAATGACGGGAGAGATCACATTGAGAGGAAAAGTACTTCCGGTTGGAGGAATTAAAGAAAAGCTTCTGGCTGCAACGAGAGCAGGAATTAAAGATGTTATTCTTTGCGAAGCCAACAGAAAAGATGTTGAAGAAATTAAAAAAGATTACCTGAAAGACCTACAGGTCCACTACGTCAATAGAATGGAAGATGTTGTAGACATTGCTATTGAAAAGTAATCAATGACATATAATACTATAAACACGCCTTATGGATAGGGCGTGTTTTTTATTGAAAATCTTTCGCCCGGATCAGAACAACACAGATATTAATCACCTTTCTGAGTGCATTTGAATTGGCTGATACTATAAAAATAATTTAAGTTAACTAAATAAAAACCCTTTAATTCAAAGGGTTTTATTATTTTTATACTACAGATTATGAGTTATGAATTTTTTTAAGCTTCCCTTTCTATTAAAACTAACCCTTGTCATTATTTCCATTATAGGTATAGGATACCTTTTAGAGCTGGGACAAAGCATTTTAGCCCCCTTTTTTCTTGCATTTCTAATGGCAATGTTATTTTTACCTTTTGCTAATTTTTTAGAAAAAAAAATTAGATTTCCACGTTCGGTTTCTACGGTGATCTCTGTACTGTGTATGCTGGTCATCTTAGCAGGTTTGATATTTTTCTTTGGGTCTCAATTATCCAGCTTTACCAAAGATCTGCCCCATTTAAGAATGCAATTTGATACTGTTTTCAATGGTCTCCAGAATTGGGTATCTCATACTTTTAATGTTAAAATCCATGAACAATTAGACTATATTGATCAGGCATTAAACAAACTCCTGTCATCATCAGGAGTTATTCTAGGATTTACATTTGGAATATTTTCGACAGGTTTAGGCTTTCTGATATTTTTCATTCTGTTTTTTATCTTCATTTTAAATTACAGAAGAATTTTAAACAACTTTATCGTTAATGTCTTTAGCGAAAAACATAAAGCAAGCGTACAAGAGGTTGTATCTGAAGTCCGTGTAATGACTAAAAAGTACATTATCGGGCTTTGTATTCAGATCATTATTGTTTCCAGCCTTACTTCAATTGTATTGGCCTCGTTAGGAGTAAAATATGCAATTCTTTTAGGGGTCTTAACAGGATTACTTAACGTTATTCCTTATTTAGGAATTTGTATTTCACTTTTAATTTCATGTTTTATTGCTTTTGCAACTGCTACCCCTTCTACCTGTATTTATGTGATCATAGGTTATATTGGAGTACACGTAGTAGATGGAAATATTGTGCTTCCATTTGTTGTAGGTTCAAAAGTTAAGATCAATGCATTATTTTCTTTTATAGGAATTCTAGTAGGTGAACATCTGTGGGGAATTTCCGGAATGTTTCTTTGTATACCGGCAATCGCTATTATCAAAATTATTTTTGAAAGAGTGGATGGTCTGAAACCTTGGGGAAAATTACTTGGAGAAGATCAAAAACCGCATAAAAAGAAAAAAAGTTATAAAATTTCGAAGAATATCACTTTAAAAGAAATGGATTAAAACAAAAAAATAAGCCCTCTGAATACAGAGGGCTTTAATTTTTATCCTATTGCACAAAGAGGGCTCATCCCATTTGGGCAAGATTGATTACAAGGGATATACGTATGACTATCCGGGCAATATCCAATATCAGTTCCCGGTCCCGGGTCACCTGGATTACCACCTCCAAGACATGGATCACCAGGAGGAATTTTGCATGGACATCCAATAGGACCAATATCACAAGGGCCAATTCCTATTCCCCCTATAATTTCTTTTAGATCATTACGATTAAGTTTCTGACGATTTTTTAGCATAGAATTATTTATTTAATTTGTCTAACAAATATATAAATTCAAATAATAACAAACGAACATATTCACTCAAAACATATATTATATTTAATTTTTAGCTCAAATATATTTATTAACAATATTTTTGTTTTACATTTGATGAAAATCCATCAATCATGAAAATAATAAAATTTATCATTTGTTTGCTTTTCGGGCTTATGTTTCTCAACGCCGGACTTGACAAATTTCTTCATTACAATCCAGTGCCAAAATTGACTGAAGCACAAATAAAATTATATTCTGCTTTTAATGAAATTGGCTGGGTACTGCCATTGGTAGGTACAGTAGAAATTGTTGGCGGGCTTCTTTTTATCTTTCCAAAAACAAGAGCCTTGGGTGCCATTGTTATTTTACCTGTAATGGTAGGTATTGTATTGCATAATGTTTACAGAGATCCTTCGTCAACAGGAATTACCATTTCCCTGATTCTTTTTCTGATCAACATTTGGATAATCGCCGACAACAGCAAAAAATACAAAGCTTTGGTAAGCTAAAAAAAAGACTGCAATATCTTGCAGTCTTTTTTATTTATACAAATGCGCTAAAGCCTGTAATCGACCGGCCTACGATCAGCGAATTGATTTCTTTTGTTCCTTCATATGAATAGATCGCTTCGGCATCCGCCACTAACCTTGCAACGTCATATTCAAGTAAAATTCCATTTCCACCCATTACCTCCCGAGCCCTGGACACTACATCTCTGGTTCTCAATGTACAAAATACTTTGGCTAAAGAAGCATGCTCGTCTTTTAAAATTCCTTCATCTTGCATTTCAGACAATCTGAAAACCAATGTCTGCATGGCTGTAAGATTTGATAACATTTCTACCAGATGCCCTTGAATCATTTGAAATGAAGCAATAGGCTTTCCAAACTGTTCTCTTTTTCTCGTATAATCTAAAGCACTTTCGTATGCTCCCCTTGCACATCCCGTAGCCATCCATGCTACCCCTGCTCTTGTCATCCTTAATACTTTGCCTGTATCTTTAAAAGAGTTGGCATTTTGTAATCTGTTCTCTTCTGTTATTAAACAATCTTTTAAGGTAATCAATCCATTCTGAACAATGCGAAGGGCCATTTTACCTTTAATTTTCTCTACAGAAAATCCCGGATTATCTTTTTCCACGATAAATCCTTTAACTTCTCCGCTATCAATATCTCTTGCCCAAATGATCACGAGGTCCGCGAATGTTGCATTTCCAATCCATTTTTTCTCGCCATTTAAGATCCACCCCTCAGGAGTTTTCTTGCACGTCGCGGTTAATCCCCCGGCCGCTCCTGATCCAACCTCGGGTTCTGTTAATCCAAATGCTCCTATTTTTTCAAATTTTTGCATTTGGGGAAGCCATTTTTGTTTTTGCTCCTCAGAACCGCAGATATAAATAGATCCCATTGCCAGTCCTGATTGCACTCCAAAAAAAGTAGCTATTGAAGCGTCAATTCTCGCCATCTCCATTGCAATAACGCCTTCCATTAAAAAAGGCATTCCGGGACAACCATATCCTTCGTAGGTTACTCCACAAATATTAAGTTTCTGGAATTTCGGAATCAGTTCAAAGGGAAATTCATCCCGCAACCAATAATGATTAACCAAAGGTTTTACTTCCTTTTCCATAAAGGCTCTTACTTTAAGCTGAATCTCCCTTTGCTCTGGAGTAAGGGTGTGATAGATATCGTAAAAATCACCATCAATGGGAGGAAGTTCTTTTTTCTTTCTGTCCGAGTCCAGCATTTTCATCAATCCCCCTAATTGTTTATCATCTAATTTTGAGAAATTCTGCATCAGCTTAGGAAGATCCACTTTTCTGGATATTGCACTTAATTGATCAAAATCTATTGATCTGAATAATTCTATTGCGTTTCTGATTTTGGAAAAAGTATTAGACATAGTTACTGTTGTGATTTAATTTGTAAAAGATATACAAAAATCACTCCGAAATTTCGTTCCCTTAACAAATTACATTTTACAAATCAATGATTTACAGGTAATTAAATCTAATTTTTTATTTACAAAGTTTTTACCTGTGATTTTCAAACATTACAAGTGATTCCGTCTCAACTTTGGTCTTAGCAAAACATTAAAAATCAACATTATGAAAACTACTTACACTACATTGTCATTATCCGCTATCCTTTTACTAAGTATTTATTCTTGTAAAAAAGGAGAAGCAACTGCTATTGACTATGAAGCTTCAGCAACTGCCGATTCAGCTTCCGTTATTGTTTCCGACAGTATTTCTTCTGCTGCAACAATGAATGTAAAAGACAAACAGTTCATTAAAACCGCCGATGTAAGTATGGAAGTGAAAGATGTTTACGAAGCAACAATTTCAATTGAGAAATCGGTTCAGGACTTAGGTGGATTTGTAGCACACAGTAATTTACACACTAATGTCATTTCAGAGGACACTTACAACACTTCTACTGAAAATGCAATGCTTGTCAAAAAATACCAAACCGAAAACAGAATGCAGGTACGTGTTCCCACAGCCAAACTGGGTGAACTGTTAACACTCATCAACAGCAAAAAACTTTTCCTGAATTCAAGATCTATCAATGCTGAAGATGTGACCTCAAATATAAAATATGCAGAACTTGAAGCTAAAAGAATTAAAAAAACAAGTGAAAACATTTCCCAACTCAAAACCAATAAAGACAAGGTGAAAATGGGTAATGATAATATGTCTGAAGAAAATTTACAACAACTTTCCAATCTCAATGTTACCGACAATATTAAATACAGCACCGTTGACATTTACATTAATGAACCCAAAATTCGTATTGCCGAAATCGCTGTTACCAATACAAGGAATATAGATAACAAATATAAATTCAATTTCATTTATGACGCCAAAAATGCTTTTGTAGAAGGATTTTATCTGATTCAGAAAATTGCAGTAGGATTGATCACCATCTGGCCCGTTTTATTAATTGCAGCAGGAATCATTTATCTCATAAGAAAACGAAAATCATTTAAAAAACCAACACAACATATTTCAGAATAACAAAATGCTATCCTAACCTTTCGGTTATCATCATAATTTTAGATTTTACAACCCCCGAAAATCGGGGGTTACATTTTCCATAATAGCCATTATCTTTTGATACTCACTTTTTTTGTCATTACAGAATTATTACTTTCTATCCTAACGAGATAAATACCTTCCTTCAGCTCTGATAGATCAATTGAAAATTGGTTTGCTAAAAATTTGTATTTTTTTAATTCCTTTCCGTTTAAGTCGTAAACGCTAACAAGATTTGAATCTTTTCCAGATTCTAATTTAAAATTAAAAATACCGCTTGACGGATTAGGAGAAACCGTTCCAAAATTTAAAATTTCATTTGTTTTAGTCCCTAATGTAGCAGTGTATTCACTTGCTCCCATGTCGATTATTGTATTTGAAATTCTACCAGATCCATAAAAATCCAATTCTCCTGCGGAAATGACAGTGGAAGGTTTCCCTTTATTGATACAAGGACTTGCTGCATTTAAGTGCAAATCAGGTATTGTACTTGAAGGTGATACCAAATTTGGGTTGGCATAAATAGAATTTGCATCTTGACCTGTTGCTGTTTTATAAGCTGAAAACGAAGTATAAGTTGCCCCTTTCCACTTAATCATTACGCTATTTTGATTATTGTTTGGAGTATACCAACAATTATAATTAAATGTATTATTCGTTTGTGGATTAATCGGATCGACAGACATTAAAACATTTTTCGAACTTGTATAAAAAATATTATTTTCGAAGATACAATTCGATGCTTTGGTCATGGTAATTTCTCCTACTCCCTTATTTGCTGTGTCGTTTTGAAAAAATGTATTATTTCTAATAACACAATTAATAACCTGCCCGGTAGTATCAGGATCAAATCCTCCTATTGAAAGACCTACTTCATTATTCTTGTATAATAAATTGTTTTTTACCGTAATTTGTTGAACCACCCCATCTTGCTCTGCACCAACCTCAATTCCATATCCATTCTGATAACTTCTATTTCTCTCTACCACAATATTTCTTGCCCCATCAACATAAATCCCTGCAGAAGTCGCATATTTCGAAACATTATTATAACATTCATTATTAGTCACTACTCCATTTCTCGCCTCATCCAAAGATGCATTGGACGCTGTTCCCTCATGCCCCAATATATCAATTCCAATATTTGTATTATCGTGTACCACACAGTTTTTCACTGTAAATCCATCCACATTTCCATTTACAGCTAATGCTTCACTATATCCTAAATAATTATCAAATACTTTACATCCGTCTATAGTAAGGTTGGTTATACCTCCATTTCTACCATAAACAATAAGACCCTGAGCATTATCATTCTCAGTTACGGGTTTATTCTTATCGGCATTCCATTTGATATTTTTTATGGTGATATTTTTAAAAGTCAGATCTGTTGATGAATTTGTTCCTGTAGTTTCAACAAGTATACCTTGTGCGTCGTTTACTGTTTTATTTTGAATCGTTAAATTTTTAAATTTTAAATAGCTTTTATTGGTAACGGTTAGCAAAGTAGAGCCTGAAGTCCCTGTACCATCAATGATAACATTATCATTTGAGTAATTTTTAAAGGTAATATAGTTCCCACTGGTTCCACTCACATTGATTACCACATTCTCGTTGTACGTACCCGCTTTAATATTGACAATACTATTCGGTGTAGCGCTATTGGCTGCTTTTTGTATTGTTTTCCAAGGTGCTGTAGCACTCCCGTTATTTGCATTATTTCCGGATGCTTTATCCACATAGTAGTTGACTTGGGAAAACCCCAGATTGTACACAAGTACTAATACTGTGATCAGAGTGATTTTTTTCATTGTACGGTTATATTTTAGTGATGATTTATTTCACGATTTCATCTCTATTAATGACTTAATGAGTAATGTCAGAGAGGTATTTAATTGAATCGCATACGGTACGTAAGAGCACAAAATTAGTATAAATATCTAAATCCCAACCTATAACATATTAAAAATTAACAAAAAATAATCACAATACCTAGCAGAACAATCGTCTACCCATTATAACTTTTCGTCTATCATCATAATTTTATATTTTACAGGGGTCAATTTTTCCCGGAGGTTTTATTTTTCCTTAAATTTGCATTTTAATTTCAAGATTCCATTAAGTTTATTGATTTTCAACCTTGAATTTTAACTTTGAATATATGCTATCAAAAATAAATCCTATACAAACGAACAGCTGGAAAGCACTTGACGAACACTTTGCAGGAAATGATTTCGACTTAAGAACTCTTTTTAAGTACAATGAAAATCGTTTTGAAGAATTCTCATTAAAAAGAGATAATTTTCTTTTTGATTACTCTAAGAACCTGATTGACTCAAGAACTAAGGAATTGCTTTTAAACCTGGCTGAAGAATGTCAGCTAAAAGATGCAATATCCAAAATGTTCAGTGGAGATAAGATCAATGAAACAGAAGGCAGAGCAGTTCTCCATACAGCTTTGAGGGATTTTTCAGATAAAGAAATTTTGGTTGACGGTGAAAATATAAAACCGCAGATTAGAAAAGTACTTGATCACATGAAGTCTTTCTCCGAGAAAATTATTTCAGGTGAACACAAAGGTTTTAGTGGAAAAGAAATCACAGATGTTGTAAATATCGGAATCGGAGGTTCTGATCTTGGTCCCGTAATGGTTTGTTCAGCTTTAAAGCATTTTAAAACAAGATTAGATGTTCATTTTGTATCTAATGTAGATGGGAACCATATTGCAGAAGTTGTTAAAAACTTAAATCCTGAAACGACTTTATTTATTATTGCATCAAAAACGTTTACTACCCAGGAAACAATGACCAATGCTAATTCAGCAAAGGACTGGTTTTTGAAAGCAGGAAAACAGGAAGATGTCGCTAAACATTTCGTAGCCTTATCCACTAATATTGAAGCCGTTAAAAAATTCGGAATCGCAGAAGAGAACATCTTTGAATTCTGGGACTGGGTTGGTGGAAGATATTCCCTTTGGAGTGCAATTGGATTAAGCATCGTTTTAGCAGTAGGTTATGAAAATTTTGAAGACCTATTAAAAGGTGCTTTCGATACGGACCAACATTTCCAAAATACAGATTTCTCTGAAAACATCCCTGTTCTAATGGGGCTTATAGGAATATGGTACCGCAATTTTTATGCTGCAACAACCTATGCTATTCTTCCGTACTCCCAATATCTTGACAGGTTTGCTGCTTATCTACAGCAAGGAGATATGGAAAGTAACGGAAAATGTGTGGATAGAAATGGAGAATTCGTTGAATATGAAACGGGCCCAATTATTTGGGGAGAACCGGGAACAAACGGACAGCATGCTTTTTACCAGCTTATTCACCAGGGTACCGAATTAATTCCGGCAGATTTTATTGCCTATGCAAAAAGCAGTAATAAAGTTTCTGATCACCAGGATAAGTTGCTGGCAAACTTTTTTGCACAGACAGAAGCCCTAGCTTTTGGTAAAAACGAAGAAGAGGTAGAAGAAGAATTAAAAAATTCCGGGAAATCTGACGAAGAAATTGACAGATTATTAAACTTCAAGGTTTTCCATGGAAACACACCTACTAACTCAATAATATTCAAAGAACTAACTCCTTTTTCACTGGGACAGTTAATTGCAATGTATGAGCACAAAATATTTGTGCAGGGAGTAATTTGGAATATTTTCAGCTTTGATCAATTTGGGGTAGAGCTTGGAAAAGTTTTAGCGAACAAAATTTTACCCGAACTCGAAAGTAATGGATCTATTGATTCGCATGACAGCTCTACAAACGGGTTGATCAATTATTATAAAGGAAATAAGTAAAAGAAAGTAATATCTAATAAAAAAGTAAAATGGCAGAAATTCTTGACGGACTAAAAATATCCAAAGAAATCAAAGCGGAAATCAAGGTTGAAGTTGAAAAAATCCTTGAAAGCAAAAAAAGAGCACCACATTTAGTGGCCATTCTTGTTGGAAATAATGGAGCCAGCAAAGCTTATGTCAATGCTAAAGTGAAAGATTGTGAGGAGGTAGGATTTCAGTCGAGCCTGATTAAATTTCCGAGTACGGTTGCAGAATCTGAATTGTTGGAGAAAATCGAGGAATTGAATAAATCTAAAGCAGTTGACGGATTCATTGTTCAGCTACCTTTACCTGACCAGATCGATCAGGAAAAAATCATTAATGCTATTGATCCAAGAAAAGATGTTGACGGCTTCCATCCTGAAAATTTTGGAAAAATGGCACTGGAAATGGATACCTTCTTGCCTGCAACTCCATTTGGAATTTTAACGCTATTAGAAAGATATAATATTGAAACAAAAGGTAAGGACTGTGTAATTATCGGCAGAAGTAAAATTGTAGGGAGACCTATGAGTATTTTGATGGGAAGAAAAGATTTTCCCGGAAACTCTACTGTAACGCTTACACACTCTTATACCAAAGACATTGAAGAGTATACTAAGAAAGCAGACATCGTAATTACTGCGTTAGGAGATCCTCACTTCTTAAAAGGTGAAATGATCAAAGACGGAGCGGTAATTGTAGATGTAGGAATTACAAGAGTAGATGATGACTCTCCTAAGGGATATTACCTTGCCGGTGATGTAGATTTTGACAGTTGTGCTGCAAAGGCAAGCTGGATAACCCCTGTTCCCGGTGGAGTTGGTCCTATGACAAGAGCTATGTTGATGAAAAATACCATCATCGCTTACAAAACTTCAGTCTATAATGACTAATTTAAAATGAACAAAGAAGAAGATATTTTATTAAATGAAGGTAAAATGCTCCCCGTAATGGAGCATTTTTACACTTTACAGGGAGAAGGAGCACACACTGGAAAAGCCGCCTATTTT is a window from the Chryseobacterium sp. T16E-39 genome containing:
- a CDS encoding MauE/DoxX family redox-associated membrane protein, with the translated sequence MKIIKFIICLLFGLMFLNAGLDKFLHYNPVPKLTEAQIKLYSAFNEIGWVLPLVGTVEIVGGLLFIFPKTRALGAIVILPVMVGIVLHNVYRDPSSTGITISLILFLINIWIIADNSKKYKALVS
- a CDS encoding AI-2E family transporter, with translation MNFFKLPFLLKLTLVIISIIGIGYLLELGQSILAPFFLAFLMAMLFLPFANFLEKKIRFPRSVSTVISVLCMLVILAGLIFFFGSQLSSFTKDLPHLRMQFDTVFNGLQNWVSHTFNVKIHEQLDYIDQALNKLLSSSGVILGFTFGIFSTGLGFLIFFILFFIFILNYRRILNNFIVNVFSEKHKASVQEVVSEVRVMTKKYIIGLCIQIIIVSSLTSIVLASLGVKYAILLGVLTGLLNVIPYLGICISLLISCFIAFATATPSTCIYVIIGYIGVHVVDGNIVLPFVVGSKVKINALFSFIGILVGEHLWGISGMFLCIPAIAIIKIIFERVDGLKPWGKLLGEDQKPHKKKKSYKISKNITLKEMD
- a CDS encoding bifunctional 5,10-methylenetetrahydrofolate dehydrogenase/5,10-methenyltetrahydrofolate cyclohydrolase, coding for MAEILDGLKISKEIKAEIKVEVEKILESKKRAPHLVAILVGNNGASKAYVNAKVKDCEEVGFQSSLIKFPSTVAESELLEKIEELNKSKAVDGFIVQLPLPDQIDQEKIINAIDPRKDVDGFHPENFGKMALEMDTFLPATPFGILTLLERYNIETKGKDCVIIGRSKIVGRPMSILMGRKDFPGNSTVTLTHSYTKDIEEYTKKADIVITALGDPHFLKGEMIKDGAVIVDVGITRVDDDSPKGYYLAGDVDFDSCAAKASWITPVPGGVGPMTRAMLMKNTIIAYKTSVYND
- a CDS encoding acyl-CoA dehydrogenase family protein, giving the protein MSNTFSKIRNAIELFRSIDFDQLSAISRKVDLPKLMQNFSKLDDKQLGGLMKMLDSDRKKKELPPIDGDFYDIYHTLTPEQREIQLKVRAFMEKEVKPLVNHYWLRDEFPFELIPKFQKLNICGVTYEGYGCPGMPFLMEGVIAMEMARIDASIATFFGVQSGLAMGSIYICGSEEQKQKWLPQMQKFEKIGAFGLTEPEVGSGAAGGLTATCKKTPEGWILNGEKKWIGNATFADLVIIWARDIDSGEVKGFIVEKDNPGFSVEKIKGKMALRIVQNGLITLKDCLITEENRLQNANSFKDTGKVLRMTRAGVAWMATGCARGAYESALDYTRKREQFGKPIASFQMIQGHLVEMLSNLTAMQTLVFRLSEMQDEGILKDEHASLAKVFCTLRTRDVVSRAREVMGGNGILLEYDVARLVADAEAIYSYEGTKEINSLIVGRSITGFSAFV
- a CDS encoding T9SS type A sorting domain-containing protein; translation: MKKITLITVLVLVYNLGFSQVNYYVDKASGNNANNGSATAPWKTIQKAANSATPNSIVNIKAGTYNENVVINVSGTSGNYITFKNYSNDNVIIDGTGTSGSTLLTVTNKSYLKFKNLTIQNKTVNDAQGILVETTGTNSSTDLTFKNITIKNIKWNADKNKPVTENDNAQGLIVYGRNGGITNLTIDGCKVFDNYLGYSEALAVNGNVDGFTVKNCVVHDNTNIGIDILGHEGTASNASLDEARNGVVTNNECYNNVSKYATSAGIYVDGARNIVVERNRSYQNGYGIEVGAEQDGVVQQITVKNNLLYKNNEVGLSIGGFDPDTTGQVINCVIRNNTFFQNDTANKGVGEITMTKASNCIFENNIFYTSSKNVLMSVDPINPQTNNTFNYNCWYTPNNNQNSVMIKWKGATYTSFSAYKTATGQDANSIYANPNLVSPSSTIPDLHLNAASPCINKGKPSTVISAGELDFYGSGRISNTIIDMGASEYTATLGTKTNEILNFGTVSPNPSSGIFNFKLESGKDSNLVSVYDLNGKELKKYKFLANQFSIDLSELKEGIYLVRIESNNSVMTKKVSIKR
- the pgi gene encoding glucose-6-phosphate isomerase translates to MLSKINPIQTNSWKALDEHFAGNDFDLRTLFKYNENRFEEFSLKRDNFLFDYSKNLIDSRTKELLLNLAEECQLKDAISKMFSGDKINETEGRAVLHTALRDFSDKEILVDGENIKPQIRKVLDHMKSFSEKIISGEHKGFSGKEITDVVNIGIGGSDLGPVMVCSALKHFKTRLDVHFVSNVDGNHIAEVVKNLNPETTLFIIASKTFTTQETMTNANSAKDWFLKAGKQEDVAKHFVALSTNIEAVKKFGIAEENIFEFWDWVGGRYSLWSAIGLSIVLAVGYENFEDLLKGAFDTDQHFQNTDFSENIPVLMGLIGIWYRNFYAATTYAILPYSQYLDRFAAYLQQGDMESNGKCVDRNGEFVEYETGPIIWGEPGTNGQHAFYQLIHQGTELIPADFIAYAKSSNKVSDHQDKLLANFFAQTEALAFGKNEEEVEEELKNSGKSDEEIDRLLNFKVFHGNTPTNSIIFKELTPFSLGQLIAMYEHKIFVQGVIWNIFSFDQFGVELGKVLANKILPELESNGSIDSHDSSTNGLINYYKGNK
- a CDS encoding DUF4349 domain-containing protein yields the protein MKTTYTTLSLSAILLLSIYSCKKGEATAIDYEASATADSASVIVSDSISSAATMNVKDKQFIKTADVSMEVKDVYEATISIEKSVQDLGGFVAHSNLHTNVISEDTYNTSTENAMLVKKYQTENRMQVRVPTAKLGELLTLINSKKLFLNSRSINAEDVTSNIKYAELEAKRIKKTSENISQLKTNKDKVKMGNDNMSEENLQQLSNLNVTDNIKYSTVDIYINEPKIRIAEIAVTNTRNIDNKYKFNFIYDAKNAFVEGFYLIQKIAVGLITIWPVLLIAAGIIYLIRKRKSFKKPTQHISE